The Amaranthus tricolor cultivar Red isolate AtriRed21 chromosome 2, ASM2621246v1, whole genome shotgun sequence genome contains the following window.
gatattatggattttttaatgtaagggaggaaaattagtatgggtaatgaagggtataattaaaaataggatAAAACTACTAAgagcataaaagtcaaaaacccatactaaaaatagaaatgggacaattaaggtgacttgactataaaaggaaatgggacacataagctgaataggagggagtattatttttaaaagtttaataaattataaaacccataaaaatcttaaaaatataGATTTAGTTTCAAAATTAAACTTGTTAACTTTAACGAGCCTATAGCCTAGATATACTATAGTTCGTATTTTATTATCTCTTTGGATTATATGTTATGTTTAagtttaatttgaattaaattagaCTAACACTTTGAGTCGTGGTTATTAAACTGTACCATAAAGACTAGATATTTGCGCTTTTTGCTTAGTGAAAATACAAGTAATTGAAAATTGATTGTAGGCTATAGTTCAATTGGTTAAATTTGGTTATAAATCCAAATGTGTGAGATTCAAAATCTTGTTTCAATTTGGTAAGGTTAAGTCCCTCAAAACATATCAattcatcaaaatcataaaaacataCTCATAATTAAACTTAAGACatgaaatttcaatatattatcattatccatttatattttgagaaaattataataaactacctattctatacccctctttgcaaaaaactaccttatctaaaattttttgcaaaaaactaccttatataatacatttctttgcaatagactaccttataacggtttttagcatttgaccgttaaaattaaccgttgactatcacgtgatagtcacgtgaccttaaaaaaaaaaatttaaaaaaataaaaaaaaataataataataataataataattgaaaaaaaaataataataataaaaaaaaaaatttaaaaaaaaaaaaataataataataataaaaataaaaataaaaataaaaacaaaaataaaaataataataataattataataataataataataataatttataaaaaaaaattttgaaaaaaaatttatttttttaatttttatatttttattatcattatttattttttttatttttactttttattattattattattattattattattattattattatttttattattattatttttatttttattttattattattattattattattattattattattatttttttttttttattaattttttaaggtcacgtgatagtcaacggttaattttaacggtcaaatgctaaaaaccgttataaggtagtcttttgcaaagaaatgtattatataaggtagttttttgcaaaaaattttagataaggtAATTTTTTGCAAAGAGGGGTATAAaataggtagtttattataattttctcttatattttttatattttgaccCGTCAATAAAATCACCATACGAATCATAAAATAAGCCCATTTTAgtcaattttttttagacatcCCTATAGTGTAGAACTCTATAGGGTCAATGACCATTCTCATATATGAATGTGGTCATGTGGGTGGTAAATTGGTTCAATTCACTCTAGATAATGGTGTAGATGGATAATCTTTATCCTCTTCTACTCCACATCTAAATCCCAATCATCACCCTACTCTTTTACACATTTCAAGCTTTAACCACCACTTTCATGGCGGATTTACCTCCATAACCATCCATTAAAACCTTCATTCACACACCCAACAATGGAGAAACTCCCTTCGAAGAAAACCCATTTTACGATTCAAGAATGGGAGTCCTTAATCGACGACTTTCAGCAAGGTAATTCTCATCGAATCCAAACTTGGACATCTTCAAACTCTATCCTCGACCTTGCTATATCTTCTATCCTCAAAAAAGATTTACCCATTTCACTGAAATCTCATATACTAACTTTTCTTGACGAATTCGCtgatcaaatttttaatttcgATGGAAATGAAGAAGTTTTATCTAAATTAATTGAAACCCTAAAAATTGTGATTCAAACCCCAATTGACGGGGTTTCGATTACTTTGTCGTTAAAAGAGCAGATTCTTGTTGCTGTTACTTCGATTTTGATGACAATTTTGTcgattagggttagggttagggttagggtttataAGTCTCAGATTGAGAATttggttgcgattttattgacTATTATTAATCGGCCTAATCATGGAGTCGATCGGCAATGTAGAGCTGTTGCTTGTGAGTGTTTAAGGGAATTGGAGAGAGAATTTCCTTGTTTATTAGCGGAAATTGTTGGACATTTATGGGGACTTTGTCAGAATGAACGAACTCATGCTTCTCAAAGCTATATTCTTTTGCTTTTGGAGGTAATTCATAATATTGTAGTTTGTAAATTGAATGTTGTTTCTGTTTTTAGTACTGCTGTTCCTTTAGTACCTTTTAATGTTCCGAATTGGGTGATtactgatgatgatgataatggtgGCGGTGAAAATTGGGGAGAAGAGGATAGTGTGCGACTTGGGGTCGAATTATCAGGGACGAGTTTGAAGGAGTTGAAGCGGGTGATGGCGTTTTTGTTGGAGTGGCCTCGAGTTTTGACTCCGTGTGGGATGTTGGAGTTTATGTCAATGCTGATGCCATTGGCAATTGGGTTAGAACTTCAAAGCTCTTTGTTGAAAGTTCAGTTCTCTGGGTTGCTTTATAACTTTGATCCTTTGCTTTGGCATGTTGTTTTGGTGCTTTGGAGGCGGTTTTTGGATTCGTTTGATGGGCAGGAAGGTGATATTGTTAAGCGTTTGATGTTTATTTCAAAGGAAGGACAGCAGCCGTTGGTGTTCCGGTTGCTGGTTCTTCATTGGTTGTTGGGTTTTGTTGTGTTGGTTTCTAGTAATGATTTTGAGAAAAGGAGGTTAATTGTTGAGATTGGTTCAAGCTTTTACCCGAATGTGTACGATGCACTTGCTTTAAAGTCATTGAAGCTCGATTTGCTTGCATTTTGCTCTGTTATAATCGATGATGTGAGCAAGGATGGGTTTACCGGGAAGATTGTGGTGAATTACTTCAAGGACGGTCTTATAAGTGTAGATGGTTTTAAATGGTTGCCTCCTTGGAGCATGGAGACAGCTGTTGCTTTTAGGagttttcataaatttttgaTTGGTTCATCATCTCATTTTGATGCTGATCCATCTTCCAGCAAAGCTATCATGGAATCTGCAATCTTCCGTTCAATAGAGGTACGGGCTTATTTAAGTACCATCGAATCTTCATTATTTTGTAGCTGACCATTCATCATTCACTTTTCTTCAAATAATCCGTGCTTTTAGCATTAAAAATGTGTTTATGATTCAAAGCAATAATGGTGCTTGTTTTACTCTAAGCAGAGGGGCTTtctatccaaataataaatgtgCATGGTTTGCTTGTACTTGTTAGgatgtgaattttttttatattcctaTGCCTAGATGCTTGTGCCTTTGGATGTTATTTTTGCTGTATTGAATGTACATGTCATATTAATTTGGACATCTTCACCTACATGTATCTCTTGCAAGAAGATAGCTTTTTAACAACTCTATAATCACTTATGATAGAAGATGTTTGAATCTCATCAAGTTTTTATCGCAAGGTTGTGGACTTGTGAGAGGACAAACAATTAGGATATTTTTCTGTATCAAGTGTTTGTGAAATTGGGAATTGGGGACAAAAAAATGTGAGGGTATGCTAGCTTGAGGAAGAAAAGATGGATTCAGGTGCTGCATTGTTGGGTGTGTGGGTGCATTAATGAGGAAAGTTGGAGATATGGAGTTTCATGTGCTCTCAAAGTGGTGTGAAAATGAAGTATCAATTTGCTAGTAGCACATTTGTGCGCCTAGAACTCTGTGCCATAATCTTCTGATGCTCAGTTGCATATGTATATTTTTGCGGCTTTCTTGTTGATAGTTGAGGGAATCGAATGTGGATATGTCTGCTTAGTTGATTTGGTGGCTATTAGGAGATTTGAATCTCTCATGCCCAAATTTCCATTCTCCTTCTTTCACTTCATTTTAAATTTCCCCCACCACATTTTCCACCAACGTACAACTGAACTTTCTCAATTTCAATGTTACTCCCTTAACCCCTGCGCTTGCTTATGATTTCTCTCTCCAACTTTTCCATGTCctgccatttttctttttctttgtgtaTTATCTGTTTACAGTAATGTTTCATATATTCAAAACATGATGACCACTAAAAACTTTTTGTTTCACTTTGTTGATTCTGTTAGCATCTCTACATTTTATCTTGGTTGTACCTTTTGTAGAAGAAATGCACTGAATTTACTATGCTGTCTTTGCATGATACGTTGCAGACGATGGTTGTGACCTTGCTATTGGACTACCGGAAGTTGGTACCTTTGGTTGTTGCCTTAATTGATCGATTATTGAGCTGTCAAAACCACTGCTGTTTGGGGCAAAAGCTACTTCAAACTATTGACGAGCATTTACTTTCTAAAGTTGTCATGAACTATAGATTGTCATCTTATTTCCTTATATTTGATAGAATCGGGAAAAATGATATTGTACCTCCTCAAAGACTGCTAGAGTTGCTTATTAAGTTCTCAATCTTCCTAGTTGAGAAGCATGGTCCAGATACTGGATTAAAGTCGTGGTCCCAGGGAAGCAAAATTCTTGGCATTTGCCGAACACTGCTTTTGCACCACCACAGCTCTCGTTTGTTCATGGGACTCTCTCGTCTTCTTTCATTTATTTCTCTTCATTTTCCTGATCTGGAAGTTCGTGATAATGCAAGGTACTGAAATGACCTGCTGTTTAAATTTATCATCCCCACACCATTAGTATTTGTATTGTTTTAGCATTATATTGAATGACATGACTCTAAATTCTTATTTTTCTGCTGGAGTACTTTATAATACATTCAAAACAAtgtatagtgtaaaaatgcggtaataGTCGCGATAACGAAACGGTAATGCGGTAACAGAAGTAATGCGGTTAGTGTAACGCCTAAATATAGGTCGAAActcgaaaccataagatatcccttgatacagTCTTAAATGcggttttttttacacctttacaatgcggttattttgaaaacctttatagCACGGCCGATGAGATGTGCAACCTTGTTTTTACACCATGATACGATATAGTATGTCATTTTCTTTAGGCATGTTTCATGAGAGATGTTGCATCTCctcttttatgggttttataagttttttgttttttcgatTTTCAGTTCTATGTGCATTACTTAATCGAATATATTTCAATAAATTTGTTTATTGTATAATAGCTACAACAGTGGCTTTGCCTTTTAAGTTGTGTTTAAAATCATTTCAATTTGCTCGTTCACCTCTGAATATTTTTCTCCTTTCGTGTTTTTTAGGATTTACTTACGGATGTTGATATGCATACCCGGGAAGAAACTCAAGCATATGCTGAACCTTGGGGATCAATTAGTTGGCATTTCACCATCTCCTCATGCTAGTTTCTTCCATGTTCACTCTCCTCGGTTTTCCGAAGATCTTCAGAAATCCAGAAGTATTTCATCTTACATCCATCTTGACCGGGTGATACCACTGCGCATAAAGCAATCTTGGTCATTGGCTTTGCCAGCTTTAGATTATGATGTTGACGTTAATGCTTATGTAGATGGCATAAAGGAATGTGATGCGCAAGTGAATGGCGAAGGTCCAAGTGGTGATAAAAGTACCGAGCTTGTCTCCGATAGTAACAGAATAGATCAGCCTCAAGAGCCCCTACGAGTTATGGATTCGAAAATTTCGGGGATCGTAGACATACTAAGAAAGCATTTTTCTTGTATCCCTGATTTTAGGCATATGTCGGGGATTAAGATTAGAATACCATGTTCTTTGCGGTTCATTTCTGAACCATTTAACCGCATATGGGGTACAAGTTCGTCAGAGGGTGGTGTTAATGAGTTAGATGCTCGTCCTGCAATGTATGGAATAGTTCTCAAATTCTCATCCTCCGCTCCATACGGTTCTATACCATACTATCATATCCCATTTATTCTTGGCGAATCGACATCTGAGACTCTACCGAACAAAGAATCTTTAGAGATTGTCCCTGTGGGAACGTCTTCCAGTGAAAAGTTAGTCTCTGGGTCACCCGTTACCATTGAGTTAGAACCACGGGAGCCTGTGCCTGGTCTTTTAGATGTTTCCATTGATGCAAATGCAGAAAACGGGCAGATTATACACGGGAAGCTTCACGGAGTTTCGATTGGCATAGAAGACATGTTCCTTAAGGCTAATGCCCCATCCGAGATCTTGCATGGTGAGTTGCCCGAATATTATTCGACCCTTTTTGATTCTTTGTGGGAAGTGTGTGGTGCCTCGACCAACGCAGGAAGAGAGACCTTTCCACTAAAAGGCGGGAAGGTGTTTGCAGCAATCCACGGAACACAATCAGTCAAGCTCCTCGAAGTTCCTTCAACTTTTGTAATTCGTGTTGTTGAACGATACTTGGCCCCATTCGTTGTCAGTGTGATCGGTGGACCTCTTGTCGAGGCCGTGAAGGATGGTGGGTTTATCAAAGACGTTGCGTGGATAGATATGTTGTCAGATTCCGATGAGAATAACTCAGTTGTGAATTCCGATAGAGGTCCATTGTATCTAACGTACTCCGAATATGAAAACGACAAAGACACTAAGATTAACATGGGTAAGACAAACATGGGATGCTTTCTTGTGTTAATATTCCTACCACCGAGGTATCATCTCCTCTTTCGGATGGAAGTTTCCGATGTTACCACACTGGTTCGAATTAGAACTGATCACTGGCCTTGCTTAGCTTACATCGACGATTATTTGGAAGCTCTTTTTACTTCGTAAATAAGATTAGGTTCCGTATAGATGGGATTTTTTCTGTCTCTTTTGATTGCCTTTGGTTCGGTTCACAATCGTTTCCCAGATTGTTTTTAAGTTGGGAAGGTATTCTTTTTGCATCAGGAATAAAAGATGTACATATTCGAGTATTCGAAGTTGCGCTCAATCTTATAAGTGCATTTTGTACAACAAATTACACATCCCTTATTTGGGATATAATCTTTGTATTTTGATGCATTGTCATTGATTTTTTTGGGCATTAGGCAGAGTAGCATGTAAAAACTTTTTCATGTATCACTtgaaaaatatactccctccattacGCAAAAatatcccatttactttttatactattcatttattactcttaatttatattttattcttaatgtataaattaaaacatagtcaagtgagatattgtttgattcatctcaatacaaaaattattaatattaaatttttataatattttattatgtatagTAAGAGATAATAGTGTATTGGATAgcgtgaa
Protein-coding sequences here:
- the LOC130806134 gene encoding uncharacterized protein LOC130806134 encodes the protein MEKLPSKKTHFTIQEWESLIDDFQQGNSHRIQTWTSSNSILDLAISSILKKDLPISLKSHILTFLDEFADQIFNFDGNEEVLSKLIETLKIVIQTPIDGVSITLSLKEQILVAVTSILMTILSIRVRVRVRVYKSQIENLVAILLTIINRPNHGVDRQCRAVACECLRELEREFPCLLAEIVGHLWGLCQNERTHASQSYILLLLEVIHNIVVCKLNVVSVFSTAVPLVPFNVPNWVITDDDDNGGGENWGEEDSVRLGVELSGTSLKELKRVMAFLLEWPRVLTPCGMLEFMSMLMPLAIGLELQSSLLKVQFSGLLYNFDPLLWHVVLVLWRRFLDSFDGQEGDIVKRLMFISKEGQQPLVFRLLVLHWLLGFVVLVSSNDFEKRRLIVEIGSSFYPNVYDALALKSLKLDLLAFCSVIIDDVSKDGFTGKIVVNYFKDGLISVDGFKWLPPWSMETAVAFRSFHKFLIGSSSHFDADPSSSKAIMESAIFRSIETMVVTLLLDYRKLVPLVVALIDRLLSCQNHCCLGQKLLQTIDEHLLSKVVMNYRLSSYFLIFDRIGKNDIVPPQRLLELLIKFSIFLVEKHGPDTGLKSWSQGSKILGICRTLLLHHHSSRLFMGLSRLLSFISLHFPDLEVRDNARIYLRMLICIPGKKLKHMLNLGDQLVGISPSPHASFFHVHSPRFSEDLQKSRSISSYIHLDRVIPLRIKQSWSLALPALDYDVDVNAYVDGIKECDAQVNGEGPSGDKSTELVSDSNRIDQPQEPLRVMDSKISGIVDILRKHFSCIPDFRHMSGIKIRIPCSLRFISEPFNRIWGTSSSEGGVNELDARPAMYGIVLKFSSSAPYGSIPYYHIPFILGESTSETLPNKESLEIVPVGTSSSEKLVSGSPVTIELEPREPVPGLLDVSIDANAENGQIIHGKLHGVSIGIEDMFLKANAPSEILHGELPEYYSTLFDSLWEVCGASTNAGRETFPLKGGKVFAAIHGTQSVKLLEVPSTFVIRVVERYLAPFVVSVIGGPLVEAVKDGGFIKDVAWIDMLSDSDENNSVVNSDRGPLYLTYSEYENDKDTKINMGKTNMGCFLVLIFLPPRYHLLFRMEVSDVTTLVRIRTDHWPCLAYIDDYLEALFTS